A DNA window from Kineococcus endophyticus contains the following coding sequences:
- a CDS encoding PAC2 family protein, producing MPEQPADPTTDDLVLRNPVVIAAFEGWNDAGESASQAVAHLHDVWDATELTEFDPELYHDFQVNRPTVHFDDDGRRRLTWPTTRISAVQLPDGPRDVILVRGIEPSMRWRTYAQELVDVARTHHASLVLTLGALLADVPHTRPLPVTSSSEDPELIEKLDIEPSRYEGPTGIVGVVQDAVTAAGIPSVSLWAAIPHYVGQPPSPKGTLALLRRIEEMLDLSIPLDELPEDARAWERGVDELAGEDAEIAEYVQQLEEAKDTAELPEASGEAIAREFERYLRRRDDPPRRG from the coding sequence GTGCCAGAGCAGCCTGCCGACCCCACGACGGACGACCTCGTCCTGCGCAACCCCGTCGTCATCGCGGCCTTCGAGGGGTGGAACGACGCGGGCGAGTCCGCCAGCCAGGCCGTCGCGCACCTGCACGACGTCTGGGACGCCACCGAGCTCACCGAGTTCGACCCCGAGCTCTACCACGACTTCCAGGTCAACCGGCCGACCGTCCACTTCGACGACGACGGTCGCCGCCGCCTCACCTGGCCCACGACCCGCATCTCCGCGGTCCAGCTGCCCGACGGCCCCCGCGACGTGATCCTCGTGCGCGGCATCGAGCCCTCGATGCGCTGGCGCACGTACGCCCAGGAACTCGTCGACGTCGCCCGCACCCACCACGCCTCCCTCGTGCTGACCCTCGGCGCCCTCCTCGCCGACGTCCCGCACACCCGGCCCCTGCCGGTCACGTCCAGCTCCGAGGACCCCGAGCTCATCGAGAAGCTCGACATCGAGCCCTCCCGCTACGAGGGCCCCACCGGGATCGTCGGCGTCGTGCAGGACGCCGTCACCGCCGCGGGCATCCCGTCGGTGTCCCTGTGGGCCGCCATCCCCCACTACGTGGGCCAGCCGCCGTCGCCCAAGGGGACGCTCGCCCTGCTGCGCCGCATCGAGGAGATGCTCGACCTCTCGATCCCGCTCGACGAGCTGCCCGAGGACGCCCGCGCCTGGGAGCGCGGCGTCGACGAGCTCGCCGGGGAGGACGCCGAGATCGCCGAGTACGTCCAGCAGCTCGAGGAGGCCAAGGACACCGCCGAGCTCCCCGAGGCCTCCGGCGAGGCCATCGCGCGGGAGTTCGAGCGCTACCTGCGCCGACGGGACGACCCGCCGCGCCGCGGCTGA
- a CDS encoding AIM24 family protein produces the protein MSWRLETPRVLVVDLDGSKGSAVRAQTGSMVAYEGDVQFKNAGMGGGGGLRAAFKQRVTGESLSLMEVTGRGTVHFAVDAGYVLVLDLAGDTLKAESEGLLCLQDSLKTDVTFTGLQGASSGQGLFTTTVTGHGQVALLSLGGPPIALRVTPQTPLVVDPDAYIGAVGNLSQSFVTDVSWRNLIGESSGEAFSLRFEGQGVVYIQPEER, from the coding sequence GTGTCCTGGCGGCTCGAAACACCGCGCGTCCTCGTCGTCGACCTCGACGGGTCCAAGGGCAGCGCCGTGCGCGCCCAGACCGGCTCGATGGTCGCCTACGAGGGCGACGTCCAGTTCAAGAACGCCGGGATGGGCGGTGGAGGGGGTCTGCGCGCCGCCTTCAAGCAGCGCGTCACCGGCGAGTCCCTGTCCCTCATGGAGGTCACCGGCCGCGGCACCGTCCACTTCGCCGTCGACGCCGGCTACGTCCTCGTCCTCGACCTCGCCGGCGACACCCTCAAGGCCGAGTCCGAGGGCCTGCTGTGCCTGCAGGACAGCCTGAAGACGGACGTCACCTTCACCGGGCTGCAGGGCGCCTCCAGCGGCCAGGGCCTGTTCACCACGACCGTCACCGGCCACGGCCAGGTCGCGCTGCTCTCCCTCGGCGGGCCGCCCATCGCCCTGCGCGTCACCCCGCAGACCCCGCTCGTCGTCGACCCCGACGCCTACATCGGCGCCGTCGGGAACCTGTCGCAGTCCTTCGTCACCGACGTCTCCTGGCGCAACCTCATCGGCGAGAGCTCCGGCGAGGCGTTCTCGTTGCGGTTCGAGGGCCAGGGCGTCGTCTACATCCAGCCCGAGGAGCGGTGA
- a CDS encoding HAD family hydrolase has translation MSPHEAPTGHTSETPVQLPAAVLWDMDGTLVDTEPHWIAAETALLGRYGATWSHDQALQLVGSALPDSGRVLAEHVERTTGTRLDAAAVVDELIAAVITQVSAAVVWRPGALELLRALGAAGVPCALVTMSYRSLAGTVAAMVPGAFSVVVAGDEVERGKPAPDPYLRAAELLGVDPADCVVVEDSPTGVASGEAAGAHVLACPHMVPIPAAPGRSRVVSLAEVDVAALGRIAAGRPLDTLPEV, from the coding sequence ATGAGTCCCCACGAAGCGCCCACCGGACACACCTCCGAGACACCCGTCCAGCTCCCCGCGGCAGTGCTGTGGGACATGGACGGCACGCTGGTCGACACCGAACCGCACTGGATCGCCGCCGAGACGGCGCTGCTGGGCCGGTACGGGGCGACGTGGAGCCACGACCAGGCCCTGCAGCTGGTGGGCAGCGCCCTGCCGGACTCCGGACGGGTCCTGGCCGAGCACGTCGAGCGGACGACCGGCACGCGGCTGGACGCGGCCGCCGTCGTCGACGAGCTCATCGCGGCGGTCATCACGCAGGTGAGCGCGGCCGTCGTGTGGCGACCGGGTGCACTGGAGTTGCTGCGTGCCCTCGGTGCGGCCGGGGTGCCGTGCGCGCTGGTCACGATGTCCTACCGCAGCCTCGCCGGGACGGTCGCGGCGATGGTGCCGGGCGCCTTCTCCGTCGTGGTCGCCGGGGACGAGGTGGAGCGCGGCAAGCCGGCGCCGGACCCGTACCTGCGGGCGGCCGAGCTGCTGGGCGTGGACCCGGCGGACTGCGTGGTCGTGGAGGACTCCCCGACGGGCGTGGCGTCGGGGGAGGCGGCCGGGGCGCACGTCCTGGCGTGCCCGCACATGGTGCCGATCCCCGCCGCCCCGGGGCGCAGCCGCGTCGTGTCGCTGGCCGAGGTGGACGTCGCGGCGCTGGGCCGCATCGCCGCGGGCCGGCCGCTGGACACCCTCCCGGAGGTCTGA
- a CDS encoding M50 family metallopeptidase, whose protein sequence is MRGGISLGRPFGVPLLLAPSWFLFAALIVVVFSPVVQLRVPGPTSYVVAFGYAVLLLVSVLLHEVAHAVAAKATGQRVTGIVLNVWGGYTSHEGRTTPGSSALIAVVGPVVNGVIAVLAWRLRDGLADQPGGGGVVELLLGALMLSNALLAVFNLLPGLPLDGGHALEAAVWKLRGNRAAGTVAAGWVGRVLAVLVFLGGLLVPRLLGWGSSITDVVWAGLVGALLWQGASEALKFASLQRRVPALSVRALQRPAIAVNARATVEEVVRTARAAIDGGATVGSARDLEVVLVTDDGVPVAVVDTAALRQVPEERRTSLGAGATARALPPRSWLPEDLTGEELLEAVQVRPGEHVVVDTAGRVRGLLHTGDVIAAVTAR, encoded by the coding sequence GTGAGGGGCGGCATCTCCCTCGGGCGCCCGTTCGGGGTGCCGCTGCTGCTGGCCCCCTCCTGGTTCCTCTTCGCCGCGCTCATCGTCGTCGTCTTCTCCCCGGTCGTGCAGCTGCGCGTCCCGGGCCCGACGTCGTACGTCGTGGCGTTCGGGTACGCGGTGCTGCTGCTCGTCTCGGTGCTGCTGCACGAGGTCGCGCACGCCGTGGCCGCGAAGGCCACGGGGCAGCGGGTCACGGGGATCGTGCTGAACGTGTGGGGCGGTTACACCTCCCACGAGGGCCGCACGACGCCGGGCAGCAGCGCGCTCATCGCGGTCGTGGGGCCGGTCGTCAACGGGGTCATCGCGGTCCTCGCGTGGCGGCTGCGGGACGGTCTGGCCGACCAGCCGGGCGGTGGCGGCGTCGTGGAGCTGCTGCTCGGCGCGCTCATGCTGTCCAACGCCCTGCTCGCGGTGTTCAACCTGCTGCCGGGGCTGCCGCTGGACGGGGGGCACGCGCTCGAGGCGGCCGTGTGGAAGCTGCGGGGGAACCGCGCGGCCGGGACGGTCGCCGCGGGGTGGGTGGGGCGTGTCCTGGCCGTCCTCGTCTTCCTCGGGGGCCTGCTCGTGCCGCGGCTGCTGGGCTGGGGCTCGTCCATCACCGACGTCGTCTGGGCCGGGCTCGTGGGTGCGCTGCTGTGGCAGGGGGCGTCGGAGGCGCTGAAGTTCGCGTCCCTGCAGCGGCGGGTGCCGGCCCTGTCCGTGCGGGCGCTGCAGCGTCCGGCGATCGCCGTCAACGCGCGGGCGACCGTCGAGGAGGTCGTGCGCACGGCGCGGGCGGCCATCGACGGCGGGGCGACCGTCGGGTCCGCGCGTGACCTCGAGGTCGTCCTCGTCACCGACGACGGGGTGCCGGTGGCGGTCGTGGACACCGCGGCGCTGCGGCAGGTGCCGGAGGAGCGGCGCACGTCCCTGGGGGCCGGGGCGACGGCGCGGGCGCTGCCGCCGCGGTCGTGGCTGCCGGAGGACCTCACGGGTGAGGAGCTGCTGGAGGCCGTCCAGGTGCGTCCGGGGGAGCACGTCGTGGTGGACACTGCTGGGCGGGTCCGTGGACTGCTGCACACCGGTGACGTGATCGCGGCGGTCACGGCCCGCTGA
- the mshC gene encoding cysteine--1-D-myo-inosityl 2-amino-2-deoxy-alpha-D-glucopyranoside ligase yields MRSWPVPAVPSLPGRGPRVHLHDTSLGEVVPVGPEEGTATLYVCGITPYDATHLGHANTYVAFDLLGRAWRDAGLDVRYVQNVTDVDDPLLERATATGVDWRDLAASQIDLFRADMEALSVVPPQEYLGVVEAVDLVSAAVRDLLAAGAAYRVPGVDGGPDGDVYFPVASDVAFGEVGGYDRETMLALSAERGGDPQRPGKRDPLDPLLWRVEREGEPAWDAGDLGRGRPGWHVECTAIALEHLGMPIDVQAGGSDLVFPHHEMGASHAHLLRPESRPFARAYAHSGMVAFDGEKMSKSKGNLVLVSKLRAAGVEPGAVRLAIVAHHWRSEWEWTDEVLATARERFAAWSAAVARPSGPPADELLATVRERLADDLDAPGAVAAVDAWVAAGDGDETGSPALVRDLVAALLGVELAR; encoded by the coding sequence GTGCGTTCCTGGCCCGTCCCCGCCGTCCCGTCCCTGCCCGGTCGGGGGCCTCGCGTCCACCTCCACGACACCTCGCTCGGCGAGGTCGTCCCGGTCGGCCCGGAGGAGGGCACCGCGACGCTCTACGTCTGCGGCATCACCCCGTACGACGCGACGCACCTGGGCCACGCCAACACCTACGTCGCCTTCGACCTCCTGGGCCGCGCCTGGCGCGACGCGGGTCTCGACGTGCGCTACGTGCAGAACGTCACCGACGTCGACGACCCGCTGCTCGAGCGTGCGACCGCCACGGGAGTCGACTGGCGCGACCTCGCGGCGTCCCAGATCGACCTGTTCCGCGCCGACATGGAGGCGCTGTCCGTCGTCCCGCCCCAGGAGTACCTCGGCGTCGTCGAGGCCGTCGACCTCGTGTCCGCGGCCGTGCGGGACCTGCTCGCCGCTGGTGCGGCCTACCGGGTGCCGGGCGTCGACGGCGGGCCGGACGGCGACGTGTACTTCCCGGTCGCCTCCGACGTGGCGTTCGGCGAGGTCGGCGGCTACGACCGCGAGACGATGCTCGCGCTGTCCGCAGAGCGCGGCGGCGACCCGCAGCGTCCCGGCAAGCGCGACCCGCTGGACCCGTTGCTGTGGCGGGTCGAGCGCGAGGGCGAACCCGCGTGGGACGCCGGTGACCTCGGCCGCGGCCGCCCGGGCTGGCACGTGGAGTGCACGGCGATCGCCCTGGAGCACCTGGGGATGCCCATCGACGTGCAGGCCGGTGGCTCGGACCTGGTCTTCCCGCACCACGAGATGGGTGCCTCGCACGCGCACCTGCTGCGACCGGAGTCCCGTCCGTTCGCCCGCGCCTACGCGCACTCGGGCATGGTCGCCTTCGACGGCGAGAAGATGAGCAAGTCCAAGGGCAACCTCGTGCTCGTCTCCAAGCTCCGGGCGGCCGGGGTCGAGCCCGGCGCCGTCCGGCTCGCGATCGTCGCGCACCACTGGCGCAGCGAGTGGGAGTGGACCGACGAGGTCCTCGCCACGGCGCGCGAGCGGTTCGCGGCGTGGAGCGCCGCCGTCGCCCGCCCGTCCGGTCCGCCCGCGGACGAGCTGCTGGCGACGGTGCGCGAACGCCTCGCCGACGACCTCGACGCCCCCGGGGCCGTCGCAGCCGTCGACGCCTGGGTGGCGGCGGGCGACGGCGACGAGACCGGGTCCCCGGCCCTGGTCCGCGACCTGGTCGCCGCGCTGCTCGGGGTGGAACTCGCCCGCTAG
- a CDS encoding AIM24 family protein, with translation MAFTKVTSKVVLAEVRPGAEVLARRGAMLATSGQIAFSPVVGGPGGGAYGGGIASALARGMQGEAVPLMVAEGNGTVHYGFRGHHVTVIDLDGSQPMSVEADRLLAHDANMSSSVVFLGQQGGLRGAVRGAVTGQGLFTTQLSGRGTVAVLSHGGTFALQVGGNRQVVVDPQAYVAHVGNLRLDVATALSWRDAVGRGSGEGVQLKVSGEGTVYVQASEEKL, from the coding sequence ATGGCGTTCACCAAGGTCACCTCCAAGGTCGTCCTGGCCGAGGTCCGTCCCGGCGCCGAGGTCCTCGCCCGCCGCGGCGCGATGCTCGCCACCAGCGGCCAGATCGCCTTCTCCCCCGTCGTCGGCGGGCCCGGCGGCGGCGCCTACGGCGGCGGCATCGCCTCGGCGCTCGCACGCGGCATGCAGGGCGAGGCGGTCCCGCTCATGGTCGCCGAGGGCAACGGCACGGTGCACTACGGCTTCCGCGGCCACCACGTCACCGTCATCGACCTCGACGGCTCCCAGCCGATGTCGGTCGAGGCCGACCGGTTGCTCGCCCACGACGCGAACATGTCCAGCTCCGTGGTGTTCCTCGGCCAGCAGGGCGGGCTGCGCGGCGCGGTGCGGGGAGCGGTGACGGGCCAGGGCCTGTTCACCACCCAGCTGTCCGGCCGCGGCACCGTCGCGGTCCTGTCCCACGGCGGCACCTTCGCCCTGCAGGTCGGCGGGAACCGCCAGGTCGTCGTCGACCCGCAGGCGTACGTCGCGCACGTCGGGAACCTCCGCCTCGACGTGGCGACGGCGCTGTCGTGGCGCGACGCCGTGGGCCGCGGGTCCGGGGAAGGCGTGCAGCTCAAGGTGTCCGGCGAGGGCACCGTCTACGTCCAGGCGAGCGAGGAGAAGCTCTGA
- a CDS encoding dipeptidase: MTVDLWREVLATHPVFDGHNDLAWEVRERFGSDPVAAGLLDQPTLHTDVPRLRAGGVGAQFWSVYVPSTWDPAAATVAVLEQVDVVRRVVTAHPDVFGWTPTAAAVREAVAAGRIASLVGAEGGHSIAGSLGVLRELRRAGLAYMTLTHNDNTPWAASATGEPVDHGLTDFGHDVVREMNRTGVLVDLSHVHERTMHDALDTTTRPVLFSHSSCRAVTDHPRNVPDGVLERLPHNGGVLMVTFVPAFVAAPGADRARLEDVVRHLEHAREVVGVEHVGLGGDYDGTDAFPDGLQDVSCYPALLQALADRGWSAADLRALTSGNALRVLEEAQDGTSVD, encoded by the coding sequence GTGACCGTGGACCTGTGGCGCGAGGTGCTCGCCACCCACCCGGTGTTCGACGGGCACAACGACCTGGCCTGGGAAGTGCGCGAGCGGTTCGGGTCCGACCCCGTCGCGGCCGGGCTGCTCGACCAGCCGACCCTGCACACCGACGTCCCCCGGCTGCGCGCCGGGGGCGTCGGGGCGCAGTTCTGGTCGGTGTACGTGCCCTCGACCTGGGACCCGGCGGCGGCGACCGTCGCGGTGCTGGAACAGGTCGACGTGGTGCGCCGCGTCGTCACCGCGCACCCGGACGTCTTCGGGTGGACGCCCACGGCGGCGGCCGTGCGTGAGGCGGTGGCCGCCGGACGCATCGCCTCCCTCGTCGGCGCCGAGGGCGGGCACTCCATCGCCGGGTCGCTGGGTGTCCTGCGGGAACTGCGTCGCGCCGGCCTGGCGTACATGACGCTGACGCACAACGACAACACCCCGTGGGCGGCCTCGGCGACGGGTGAGCCCGTCGACCACGGTCTGACGGACTTCGGCCACGACGTCGTCCGCGAGATGAACCGGACCGGCGTGCTCGTGGACCTCTCCCACGTCCACGAGCGCACCATGCACGACGCGCTCGACACGACGACGCGGCCCGTCCTGTTCTCGCACTCCTCGTGCCGGGCGGTCACCGACCACCCCCGCAACGTGCCGGACGGCGTCCTGGAACGCCTGCCGCACAACGGAGGCGTCCTCATGGTGACGTTCGTCCCGGCCTTCGTGGCGGCCCCCGGCGCCGACCGGGCGCGGCTGGAGGACGTCGTCCGCCACCTCGAGCACGCCCGCGAGGTCGTGGGCGTCGAGCACGTGGGCCTCGGCGGCGACTACGACGGCACCGACGCGTTCCCCGACGGACTGCAGGACGTGTCCTGCTACCCCGCGCTGCTGCAGGCCCTCGCCGACCGCGGTTGGTCGGCCGCGGACCTGCGGGCCCTCACGTCCGGCAACGCCCTGCGCGTCCTGGAGGAGGCGCAGGACGGCACGTCCGTCGACTAG
- a CDS encoding RecB family exonuclease: MTTGVPQLESALVVPPAAAQVTDPVTVPLSTRRPLSPSRASDFMQCPLLFRFRTIDRLPEVPTPAAVRGTVVHAVLERLFDLPAHERTAERACSMVEDQWRELLDREPRVGGLFPEETTGPGTAEGLATWLAGARRLLQRYFDLEDPTRLEPAAREMPVEIDLTDGLHLRGIVDRLDVAPGGAMRVVDYKTGRAPSELFESKALFQMRFYALVLWRLRGEVPRLLQLVYLGSGDVLRYAPDEADLLATERKVRALSDAIERNRATGDWRPKPGRTCTWCDHKALCPSFGGTPPPLPEV; encoded by the coding sequence GTGACCACCGGCGTGCCGCAGCTCGAGAGCGCCCTGGTCGTGCCTCCCGCCGCCGCGCAGGTCACGGACCCGGTCACCGTGCCGCTCAGCACGCGGCGCCCGTTGTCCCCCTCGCGGGCCTCGGACTTCATGCAGTGCCCGCTGCTCTTCCGCTTCCGCACCATCGACCGGCTCCCGGAGGTGCCCACCCCGGCCGCCGTCCGCGGCACCGTCGTCCACGCCGTGCTGGAACGCCTCTTCGACCTGCCGGCGCACGAGCGGACCGCCGAACGCGCCTGCTCGATGGTGGAGGACCAGTGGCGGGAGTTGCTCGACCGCGAACCCCGCGTCGGTGGGCTGTTCCCCGAGGAGACCACCGGTCCGGGCACCGCCGAGGGTCTGGCCACGTGGCTGGCGGGGGCGCGTCGCCTCCTGCAGCGCTACTTCGACCTGGAGGACCCGACGCGGCTGGAGCCGGCCGCGCGCGAGATGCCCGTCGAGATCGACCTCACCGACGGGTTGCACCTGCGCGGGATCGTCGACCGCCTCGACGTGGCCCCGGGCGGGGCGATGCGCGTCGTGGACTACAAGACGGGCCGGGCACCCTCGGAGCTGTTCGAGTCCAAGGCGCTGTTCCAGATGCGCTTCTACGCCCTCGTCCTGTGGCGGCTGCGCGGTGAGGTCCCCCGGCTCCTGCAGCTCGTCTACCTCGGGTCCGGGGACGTCCTGCGCTACGCCCCCGACGAGGCCGACCTGCTCGCGACCGAACGCAAGGTCCGCGCACTGTCCGACGCCATCGAGCGCAACCGGGCCACGGGCGACTGGCGTCCGAAGCCCGGTCGCACGTGCACGTGGTGCGACCACAAGGCGCTGTGCCCCAGCTTCGGCGGCACCCCACCGCCGCTGCCCGAGGTCTGA
- a CDS encoding SCO1664 family protein, with the protein MPVLRRPAGPGRSRLPARERVPALSATFAGVDEQEALVRLAAGELQIRGRLADASNATLYATVTTDEGELACVYKPVSGERPLWDFPDDTLARREVASYAVSATTGWNVVPPTVFRDGPLGPGSVQLWLQQDGADPADAAEVVLPSPGAGLVDILPPRQVEPGWLTVLEAEDGAGRPVSLVHADDLRLRRMAVLDVVLNNADRKGGHVLPGWSGAVHGVDHGLTFHEEPKLRTVLWGFGGTRLLAEEREVLSVLVADLDGPLGDLLGELLVVEEVVATLERTAKLLTADRLPRPRGHRTIPWPPF; encoded by the coding sequence GTGCCCGTTCTGCGCCGGCCCGCTGGACCCGGCCGGTCACGTCTGCCCGCGCGCGAACGGGTACCGGCGCTGAGCGCGACGTTCGCCGGAGTCGACGAGCAGGAGGCCCTCGTCCGGCTCGCCGCGGGGGAGCTGCAGATCCGCGGCCGGCTCGCGGACGCGTCGAACGCCACGCTGTACGCCACCGTCACGACGGACGAGGGCGAGCTCGCGTGCGTCTACAAGCCCGTCTCCGGGGAACGCCCCCTGTGGGACTTCCCGGACGACACCCTCGCCCGCCGCGAGGTGGCCTCCTACGCGGTCTCGGCGACGACGGGGTGGAACGTGGTGCCGCCCACCGTCTTCCGCGACGGGCCGCTCGGGCCGGGGTCGGTGCAGCTGTGGTTGCAGCAGGACGGCGCGGACCCGGCCGACGCCGCCGAGGTCGTGCTGCCGTCCCCGGGCGCGGGGCTGGTGGACATCCTGCCGCCGCGCCAGGTCGAACCCGGCTGGCTGACGGTGCTGGAGGCGGAGGACGGCGCGGGCCGTCCCGTCTCGCTCGTGCACGCCGACGACCTGCGGCTGCGGCGGATGGCCGTCCTGGACGTCGTCCTGAACAACGCCGACCGCAAGGGCGGGCACGTCCTGCCGGGGTGGTCCGGCGCGGTGCACGGCGTGGACCACGGGCTGACCTTCCACGAGGAACCCAAGCTGCGGACGGTGCTGTGGGGGTTCGGCGGGACGCGGCTGCTGGCCGAGGAGCGCGAGGTCCTCAGCGTCCTCGTCGCCGACCTCGACGGCCCGCTCGGGGACCTGCTGGGCGAGCTGCTCGTCGTCGAGGAGGTCGTCGCGACGCTGGAACGGACCGCCAAGCTGCTGACGGCGGACCGGCTGCCCCGGCCCCGCGGGCACCGGACCATCCCGTGGCCGCCCTTCTGA
- a CDS encoding DUF805 domain-containing protein translates to MGFADAVKTCLRKYAVFSGRARRSEYWYFRLFLGLLGLVLGIVFAVVAGAIAGAAGASGSDSVSAGGGIAIIFLYLLVFAVSLAVLLPSLAAEARRLHDTGKSAWWILLELVPFGGIVLIVFCAMDSTPGPNEHGPNPKGVGGGYGQPPQFGGPNQYGQPGQYGQQPGQF, encoded by the coding sequence GTGGGTTTCGCCGACGCAGTCAAGACCTGCCTGCGGAAGTACGCCGTGTTCTCGGGCCGCGCCCGCCGCTCGGAGTACTGGTACTTCCGGCTGTTCCTCGGCCTGCTCGGCCTCGTGCTCGGCATCGTCTTCGCCGTCGTGGCCGGGGCCATCGCCGGGGCCGCCGGGGCCAGCGGCTCCGACTCCGTCTCGGCCGGCGGCGGCATCGCCATCATCTTCCTGTACCTGCTCGTCTTCGCCGTGAGCCTCGCCGTGCTGCTGCCCAGCCTCGCGGCCGAGGCACGCCGTCTGCACGACACCGGCAAGTCGGCGTGGTGGATCCTCCTCGAACTGGTGCCCTTCGGTGGGATCGTCCTGATCGTGTTCTGCGCCATGGACTCCACCCCCGGCCCGAACGAGCACGGCCCCAACCCCAAGGGCGTCGGCGGCGGGTACGGCCAGCCGCCCCAGTTCGGCGGGCCGAACCAGTACGGCCAGCCCGGCCAGTACGGCCAGCAGCCCGGCCAGTTCTGA
- a CDS encoding AIM24 family protein, producing MASTSPQPLDPQTLPDHDNLPDNPYAYCVRLTGPLFMQTGRMIAYYPAGGGTIRFEPLTATSMTAMVASKFSSPLYSRDWVVANGQGHVLLGDRGYDINSYDLDDGNLTVRAANLLAFDASLELKESIIPGFLTLIGTGKFLASSSGPVIFVEPPVRVDPEALVGWADCPAPSQHFDAGWMGHFLGAARGALFGTRSGEERQYDFTGAGTVLLQSSERMLEDPQVVRRLEGEVHQLGPNQLRHLAGVIQQQLTQHQQ from the coding sequence ATGGCCTCCACCAGCCCCCAGCCCCTCGACCCGCAGACGCTGCCGGACCACGACAACCTGCCGGACAACCCGTACGCCTACTGCGTGCGGCTCACCGGACCGCTGTTCATGCAGACCGGACGGATGATCGCCTACTACCCCGCCGGCGGCGGGACGATCCGGTTCGAACCGCTGACGGCGACGTCGATGACGGCCATGGTCGCCTCGAAGTTCTCCTCCCCGCTCTACAGCCGGGACTGGGTCGTGGCGAACGGTCAGGGCCACGTCCTGCTCGGCGACCGCGGGTACGACATCAACTCCTACGACCTCGACGACGGGAACCTCACCGTCCGCGCCGCGAACCTGCTGGCGTTCGACGCGAGCCTGGAGCTGAAGGAGTCGATCATCCCGGGGTTCCTCACCCTCATCGGGACGGGGAAGTTCCTCGCGAGCTCCTCGGGGCCGGTCATCTTCGTCGAACCTCCGGTCCGGGTGGATCCGGAGGCGCTCGTCGGCTGGGCGGACTGCCCCGCACCCTCCCAGCACTTCGACGCGGGCTGGATGGGGCACTTCCTCGGCGCGGCCCGTGGCGCACTCTTCGGGACGCGGTCCGGGGAGGAGCGCCAGTACGACTTCACCGGCGCCGGCACCGTCCTGCTGCAGAGCTCGGAACGGATGCTGGAGGACCCGCAGGTCGTGCGGCGGCTCGAGGGCGAGGTGCACCAGCTGGGGCCCAACCAGTTGCGGCACCTGGCCGGGGTCATCCAGCAGCAGCTCACCCAGCACCAGCAGTGA
- a CDS encoding alpha/beta fold hydrolase yields MTTLQVQTGHGDTVVLDRYGSGPAVVFIAGAGPYRAIDEETTQTAQALAERGFTTTVHDRVGRGESVASGDITLERELAAVAAVVEAAGGGPAVLVGHSSGCSIALAAAARGVPAAGLVLWEAPLEEQSELPAVRSWVANVTDRLDAGDLAGAAAEYMRDMPAEFREGLADMPFHDRFIAQAPAYRADGESLVWAASGPLGDLLGRAVPVLAVFGEQTFPGMPEAAARVAREVPGAVSEVLAGAWHSWDVPAAVDRFAAFARAV; encoded by the coding sequence ATGACGACACTCCAGGTGCAGACCGGCCACGGCGACACGGTGGTGCTGGACCGCTACGGGTCCGGGCCGGCGGTCGTGTTCATCGCCGGGGCCGGGCCCTACCGGGCGATCGACGAGGAGACGACGCAGACCGCGCAGGCGCTGGCCGAGCGCGGGTTCACGACGACCGTCCACGACCGGGTGGGACGGGGCGAGAGCGTGGCCTCCGGCGACATCACGCTGGAGCGCGAGCTCGCGGCCGTCGCCGCCGTCGTGGAGGCGGCCGGTGGCGGGCCGGCGGTCCTCGTCGGGCACTCCTCGGGGTGTTCCATCGCGCTGGCGGCGGCGGCCCGCGGTGTCCCGGCGGCGGGTCTGGTGCTGTGGGAGGCGCCGCTGGAGGAGCAGTCGGAACTGCCCGCCGTCCGCTCGTGGGTGGCGAACGTGACCGACCGCCTCGACGCGGGGGACCTCGCCGGGGCCGCGGCGGAGTACATGCGCGACATGCCCGCTGAGTTCCGGGAAGGCCTGGCGGACATGCCGTTCCACGACCGCTTCATCGCGCAGGCCCCGGCGTACCGGGCGGACGGGGAGTCCCTCGTGTGGGCGGCGAGCGGTCCGCTCGGCGACCTGCTCGGCCGCGCGGTGCCGGTGCTGGCGGTATTCGGGGAGCAGACGTTCCCCGGCATGCCGGAGGCCGCGGCGCGCGTGGCCCGTGAGGTGCCGGGCGCGGTGTCGGAGGTGCTGGCCGGCGCGTGGCACTCCTGGGACGTCCCGGCGGCGGTCGACCGCTTCGCCGCCTTCGCGCGCGCCGTGTAG